From one Micromonospora siamensis genomic stretch:
- a CDS encoding helix-turn-helix domain-containing protein: MPPEGTADLLLHPVRLRIVQAFLGGRTLTTGELREALPDVPAATLYRQVATLAAHDVLRTVGERRVRGAVERTYRLHEAAASVDADAAASMSPEEHRRAFRTFVAQLLADFDGYLDAGGGDLGRDLGGYRQNAFHVTDDELTEFLTRFRALFAEYAALGPGPDRVRRLLTTVLLPSPDR, from the coding sequence ATGCCGCCGGAGGGCACCGCGGATCTGCTGCTCCATCCGGTGCGACTGCGCATCGTGCAGGCGTTCCTCGGGGGCCGGACGCTCACCACCGGCGAGCTACGCGAGGCCCTGCCGGACGTCCCGGCCGCCACGCTCTACCGGCAGGTCGCCACGCTCGCGGCGCACGACGTGCTGCGCACGGTCGGCGAACGCCGGGTCCGGGGCGCCGTCGAACGGACCTACCGGCTGCACGAGGCGGCGGCCTCGGTGGACGCGGATGCCGCCGCCTCGATGTCCCCGGAAGAGCACCGGCGGGCCTTCCGCACCTTCGTCGCGCAGCTGCTCGCCGACTTCGACGGTTACCTCGACGCCGGTGGCGGCGACCTCGGGCGGGACCTCGGTGGCTACCGGCAGAACGCGTTCCACGTCACCGACGACGAGCTGACGGAGTTCCTCACCCGCTTCCGGGCGCTCTTCGCCGAGTACGCCGCCCTGGGGCCCGGCCCGGACCGGGTGCGTCGGCTGCTCACCACCGTGCTGCTGCCGTCCCCCGACCGCTGA
- the ppc gene encoding phosphoenolpyruvate carboxylase: MTDQYDHDGPDAALRADIRRLGTLLGQTLARQEGRPLLDLVEEIRAQVRSDAPAAAQRLGGLDVTTGTKLARAFSTYFHLANITEQVHRARDLRRRRATDGGWLDQAAKMIAERGVPAEEIAAAARRLAVRPVFTAHPTEAARRSILSKLRAIADELDTETANAILYGASDEGPANRRLAELLDLMWQTDELRLDRPDPTDEARNAIYYLRDLYAEAAPQVLDDLADTLRTLGVETSPTARPLTFGTWIGGDRDGNPFVTPLVTREVLAIQHEHGIAATEAAMDELISEVSVSRRLRAVSLDLSASLAADLDALPEVAPRFRRVNAEEPYRLKARCVRAKLANTRERLRAGTAHVPGRDYRGSAELIADLELLRASLARNSGQLTAVGRLASTIRTVSAFGLHLATMDVREHAEKHHEVLTQLYAAVGEVPDYPSLTRLERTKLLADELTGRRPLSNVDTPLTESARKTFDVFGTIREAQDRFGTEVIESYIISMTLGVDDVLAAVVLAREAGLVDVHSGRARIGIVPLLETPAELNAGGELLDELLSLPAYRALVAARGDVQEVMLGYSDSNKEAGITTSQWSIHRAQRALRDVAARHGVHLRLFHGRGGTVGRGGGPTHDAILAQPYGTLDGAIKVTEQGEVISDKYTLPALARENLELTVAAVLQATLLHTAPRQPAEQLERWDASMDVISDAAFSRYRSLVEDPDLPAYFWASTPTELLGALNIGSRPAKRPNTGAGLSGLRAIPWVFGWTQTRQIVPGWFGVGSGLAAARAAGLEDVLAEMNRNWHFFRTFLSNVEMMLTKTDLSIARRYVETLVPKKLHPIFHKIEEEYELTKREVLAVTASPALLENSPVLQRTLAVRDTYLEPLHHLQVALLRQYRDSGAATRAVATAPGGRRAPSDGTALERALLTTVNGIAAGMRNTG; encoded by the coding sequence GTGACCGACCAGTACGACCACGACGGCCCCGACGCCGCCCTGCGGGCCGACATCCGCCGCCTCGGCACCCTGCTCGGCCAGACCCTGGCCCGCCAGGAGGGGCGCCCGCTGCTCGACCTCGTCGAGGAGATCCGGGCCCAGGTCCGTTCCGACGCCCCGGCCGCCGCCCAGCGGCTCGGCGGGCTCGACGTCACCACCGGCACCAAGCTGGCCCGGGCCTTCTCCACCTACTTCCACCTGGCCAACATCACCGAGCAGGTGCACCGCGCGCGGGACCTGCGCCGCCGCCGGGCCACCGACGGCGGCTGGCTGGACCAGGCCGCCAAGATGATCGCCGAGCGCGGGGTGCCGGCCGAGGAGATCGCCGCCGCCGCCCGCCGGCTGGCGGTACGCCCGGTCTTCACCGCCCACCCCACCGAGGCGGCCCGCCGGTCGATCCTGTCCAAGCTGCGGGCGATCGCCGACGAGCTGGACACCGAGACCGCCAACGCGATCCTCTACGGGGCCAGCGACGAGGGGCCGGCCAACCGGCGCCTGGCCGAGCTGCTGGACCTGATGTGGCAGACCGACGAGCTGCGGTTGGACCGGCCGGACCCGACCGACGAGGCCCGCAACGCGATCTACTACCTGCGCGACCTCTACGCCGAGGCCGCCCCGCAGGTCCTCGACGACCTTGCCGACACGCTACGCACCCTGGGAGTGGAGACCTCCCCGACGGCCCGCCCGCTGACCTTCGGCACCTGGATCGGCGGCGACCGCGACGGCAACCCGTTCGTCACCCCGCTGGTCACCCGCGAGGTGCTGGCGATCCAGCACGAGCACGGCATCGCGGCCACCGAGGCGGCGATGGACGAGCTGATCAGCGAGGTGTCGGTCTCCCGCCGGCTGCGCGCGGTGTCGCTGGACCTCTCCGCCAGCCTCGCCGCCGACCTGGACGCGCTGCCCGAGGTGGCGCCCCGGTTCCGGCGGGTCAACGCCGAGGAGCCGTACCGGCTCAAGGCCCGGTGCGTCCGCGCCAAGCTGGCCAACACCCGGGAGCGGCTGCGTGCCGGCACCGCGCACGTCCCGGGCCGGGACTACCGCGGCTCGGCCGAGCTGATCGCCGACCTGGAGCTGCTGCGCGCCTCGCTGGCCCGCAACTCCGGGCAGCTCACCGCCGTGGGCCGGCTCGCCTCCACCATCCGTACGGTCTCCGCGTTCGGCCTGCACCTGGCGACCATGGACGTCCGGGAGCACGCCGAGAAGCACCACGAGGTGCTCACCCAGCTCTACGCGGCGGTCGGGGAGGTCCCCGACTATCCATCGCTGACCCGGCTGGAGCGCACCAAGCTGCTCGCCGACGAGCTGACCGGCCGCCGCCCGCTCTCCAACGTCGACACCCCGTTGACCGAGAGCGCCCGCAAGACCTTCGACGTGTTCGGCACGATCCGGGAGGCGCAGGACCGGTTCGGCACCGAGGTGATCGAGTCGTACATCATCTCGATGACCCTCGGCGTGGACGACGTCCTCGCCGCGGTGGTGCTGGCCCGCGAGGCCGGCCTGGTCGACGTGCACAGCGGCCGGGCCCGGATCGGCATCGTGCCGCTGCTGGAGACCCCGGCCGAGCTGAACGCCGGCGGTGAGCTCCTCGACGAGCTGCTGTCGCTGCCGGCGTACCGGGCGCTGGTCGCGGCCCGGGGCGACGTGCAGGAGGTGATGCTGGGCTACTCCGACTCCAACAAGGAGGCCGGCATCACCACCAGCCAGTGGTCGATCCACCGGGCGCAGCGGGCGCTGCGGGACGTGGCCGCCCGGCACGGGGTGCACCTACGGCTCTTCCACGGCCGTGGCGGCACGGTCGGTCGCGGTGGTGGCCCCACCCACGACGCGATCCTGGCCCAGCCGTACGGCACGCTCGACGGCGCGATCAAGGTGACCGAGCAGGGCGAGGTCATCTCCGACAAGTACACGCTGCCCGCACTGGCCCGGGAGAACCTGGAGCTGACCGTGGCCGCGGTGCTCCAGGCGACGCTGCTGCACACGGCCCCCCGGCAGCCCGCCGAGCAGCTGGAGCGCTGGGACGCGTCGATGGACGTGATCTCCGACGCGGCGTTCTCGCGCTACCGGTCGCTGGTGGAGGATCCGGACCTGCCGGCGTACTTCTGGGCGTCCACCCCGACCGAGCTGCTCGGCGCGCTGAACATCGGCTCCCGGCCGGCCAAGCGGCCGAACACCGGCGCCGGCCTGTCCGGCCTGCGGGCCATCCCGTGGGTGTTCGGCTGGACCCAGACCCGGCAGATCGTGCCGGGCTGGTTCGGGGTCGGCTCCGGCCTGGCCGCCGCCCGGGCCGCCGGCCTGGAGGACGTGCTGGCCGAGATGAACCGGAACTGGCACTTCTTCCGGACGTTCCTGTCCAACGTGGAGATGATGCTGACCAAGACCGACCTGAGCATCGCCCGCCGGTACGTCGAGACCCTGGTCCCGAAGAAGCTGCACCCGATCTTCCACAAGATCGAGGAGGAGTACGAGCTGACCAAGCGGGAGGTGCTCGCGGTCACCGCCTCCCCGGCGCTGCTGGAGAACTCCCCGGTGCTCCAGCGCACCCTCGCGGTGCGGGACACCTACCTGGAGCCGCTGCACCACCTCCAGGTGGCGCTGCTGCGGCAGTACCGCGACTCCGGGGCGGCCACCCGGGCGGTGGCGACCGCGCCGGGCGGCCGGCGTGCCCCGAGCGACGGCACCGCGCTGGAGCGGGCGCTGCTCACCACTGTCAACGGCATCGCCGCCGGCATGCGCAACACCGGCTGA
- a CDS encoding ABC-2 transporter permease, which translates to MDEESERLRDWLPRTAALLLGTLALATAFIAAYVGALHQPNPRDVPVGVVLGDQQAQAVMAAVRGKTDKIKPVEYDDPDAADDGLTAREVYGVLASAPGGGLRLAIASASAPAATEVVTQVLGQAAQQAQLPLRVTDEVPVESSDPRGLVPFYLAVGYVLGGYLASTALGLKTGTSPRSLRRAGLRVAALAAYSIVLGIVGATLVGPVLDVWHHDIPAVAAVGALAVFAAAMIASAVQAWLGLLGTGIVILLLVILGNPGSGGIYAPEFLPAALRGMHRWNVPGLATDLIKSAVYFDRRSAGWSLTGLLVWTGAAVLALLGATLFWDARARRSDARRTAPADRPSGD; encoded by the coding sequence GTGGACGAGGAGTCGGAACGGTTGCGCGACTGGCTGCCCCGCACGGCGGCGCTGCTGCTCGGCACGTTGGCGCTGGCCACCGCGTTCATCGCCGCGTACGTCGGGGCGCTGCACCAACCCAACCCGCGCGACGTGCCGGTCGGGGTGGTCCTCGGCGACCAGCAGGCCCAGGCCGTCATGGCGGCGGTCCGCGGGAAGACCGACAAGATCAAGCCCGTCGAGTACGACGACCCGGACGCCGCCGACGACGGGCTGACCGCCCGCGAGGTGTACGGCGTGCTGGCCTCCGCCCCCGGCGGCGGGCTGCGCCTGGCCATCGCCAGCGCCTCGGCGCCGGCCGCCACCGAGGTGGTCACCCAGGTCCTCGGCCAGGCCGCCCAGCAGGCCCAACTGCCGCTGCGGGTGACCGACGAGGTGCCGGTGGAGAGCAGCGACCCACGCGGCCTGGTGCCGTTCTACCTGGCCGTCGGGTACGTCCTCGGCGGCTACCTGGCCTCCACCGCGCTGGGCCTGAAGACCGGCACCTCGCCCCGGAGCCTGCGCCGGGCCGGGCTGCGGGTGGCCGCGCTGGCGGCGTACTCGATCGTCCTGGGCATCGTCGGCGCGACGCTGGTCGGTCCGGTCCTGGACGTCTGGCACCACGACATCCCGGCGGTCGCCGCGGTCGGCGCGCTGGCCGTCTTCGCCGCCGCGATGATCGCCTCCGCCGTGCAGGCCTGGCTCGGCCTGCTCGGCACCGGCATCGTCATCCTGCTGCTGGTGATCCTCGGCAACCCTGGGTCAGGCGGCATCTACGCCCCCGAGTTCCTGCCCGCCGCGCTGCGCGGCATGCACCGGTGGAACGTGCCCGGGCTGGCCACCGACCTGATCAAGTCGGCGGTCTACTTCGACCGTCGGTCGGCCGGCTGGTCACTCACCGGCCTGCTGGTCTGGACCGGCGCGGCGGTGCTCGCGCTGCTCGGCGCCACGCTGTTCTGGGACGCCCGGGCCCGCCGGTCCGACGCCCGCCGCACCGCCCCGGCCGACCGGCCCTCCGGTGACTGA
- a CDS encoding S66 family peptidase: MGLPSYPPKPRPGDRVAVVSPSAGLSGLFPHVHELGLRRLREEFGLEPVEYPTTRVMGADPRDRARDLTAAFADPTVTAVLATVGGEDLITVTPHLDDAVLRANPKPYFGYSDNTNMLNHLYRLGIVAYHGGSVLVHLGRPGKPHPLTFDSLRAALFTSDWYDLTPAPEWGDKPNPWEQPETLAYEPEMLPGEGWHWQGPSTVVQGRSWGGCLEVLHFLMAADRVPSNEELAGSVLFFETSNELPPAKQVYRILRDMGERGMLAGFPAVLVGRAKAWDFGRPHTVPERRAWADEQRAAVTRALAEYADDPVVVFDVDLGHTDPQLIVPAGGEVRVDAVERRISVRY; this comes from the coding sequence ATGGGACTGCCGAGCTACCCCCCGAAGCCCCGCCCCGGCGACCGCGTCGCCGTCGTCTCCCCCTCCGCCGGCCTGAGCGGGCTCTTCCCGCACGTGCACGAGCTGGGGCTGCGGCGGCTGCGCGAGGAGTTCGGCCTGGAACCGGTCGAGTACCCGACCACCCGGGTGATGGGCGCCGACCCGCGCGACCGCGCCCGCGACCTCACCGCCGCCTTCGCCGACCCGACGGTCACCGCCGTGCTCGCCACCGTCGGCGGCGAAGACCTGATCACCGTCACCCCGCACCTGGACGACGCGGTGCTGCGGGCCAACCCGAAGCCGTACTTCGGCTACTCCGACAACACCAACATGCTCAACCACCTGTACCGGCTGGGGATCGTGGCGTACCACGGCGGGTCGGTGCTGGTGCACCTCGGCCGCCCCGGCAAGCCGCACCCGCTGACCTTCGACTCGCTGCGCGCCGCCCTGTTCACCTCCGACTGGTACGACCTCACCCCCGCCCCCGAGTGGGGTGACAAGCCGAACCCGTGGGAGCAGCCGGAGACGCTGGCGTACGAGCCGGAGATGCTCCCCGGCGAGGGCTGGCACTGGCAGGGGCCGTCGACCGTGGTGCAGGGCCGCAGCTGGGGCGGCTGCCTGGAGGTGCTGCACTTCCTGATGGCCGCCGACCGGGTGCCGTCGAACGAGGAGCTGGCCGGCTCGGTGCTGTTCTTCGAGACCTCCAACGAGCTGCCCCCGGCCAAGCAGGTCTACCGGATCCTGCGCGACATGGGGGAGCGCGGGATGCTCGCCGGCTTCCCGGCGGTGCTGGTCGGCCGGGCCAAGGCGTGGGACTTCGGCCGTCCGCACACCGTGCCGGAGCGGCGGGCGTGGGCCGACGAGCAGCGGGCCGCGGTCACCCGGGCGCTGGCCGAGTACGCCGACGACCCGGTGGTGGTCTTCGACGTCGACCTCGGGCACACCGACCCGCAGCTGATCGTCCCGGCCGGCGGCGAGGTCCGGGTCGACGCGGTCGAGCGGCGGATCTCGGTGCGCTACTGA
- a CDS encoding cyclase family protein: protein MTEQYRAQFDAEIAFANGGGLRTEGFRLDIPGPEITDEALAALLVRHLGLLMVAEVRISEKTIIREAHKGGRGVAADAPGRRRLVELSHPVTDGMVTLPGWPAPRISDWLTREASRATYAPGVEFHVARIDMIANTGTYVDTPAHRFADGADLSGVPVDRLADLPALVVRVPAGTRAVDRLLLAPYEVAGRAVLLHTGWDAHFGTDRYAAPEAPYLTGEGAEALVAAGAALVGIDSINIDDMGPAARGERPAHSALLAAGIPIVEHLTGLEALPPTGFRFTAAPPRVAGMGTFPVRAFAVVD from the coding sequence ATGACGGAGCAGTACCGCGCACAGTTCGACGCCGAGATCGCGTTCGCCAACGGCGGTGGACTGCGGACCGAGGGTTTCCGGCTGGACATCCCCGGCCCGGAGATCACCGACGAGGCGCTGGCCGCGCTCCTGGTCCGCCACCTCGGCCTGTTGATGGTCGCCGAGGTCCGGATCAGCGAGAAGACGATCATCCGGGAGGCGCACAAGGGCGGTCGGGGCGTGGCGGCCGACGCGCCCGGCCGGCGGCGCCTGGTCGAGCTGAGCCACCCGGTCACCGACGGCATGGTCACGCTGCCCGGCTGGCCGGCGCCGCGGATCAGCGACTGGCTGACCCGGGAGGCGTCCCGGGCGACCTACGCCCCGGGCGTCGAGTTCCACGTCGCCCGGATCGACATGATCGCCAACACCGGCACGTACGTGGACACGCCCGCGCACCGCTTCGCCGACGGCGCCGACCTCAGCGGGGTGCCGGTGGACCGCCTCGCCGACCTGCCGGCGCTGGTGGTGCGGGTACCGGCCGGCACCCGGGCCGTGGACCGCCTGCTACTCGCCCCGTACGAGGTGGCCGGGCGGGCGGTGCTGCTGCACACCGGCTGGGACGCGCACTTCGGCACCGACCGGTACGCCGCACCCGAGGCGCCGTACCTGACCGGGGAGGGCGCCGAGGCCCTGGTGGCGGCGGGCGCCGCCCTGGTCGGCATCGACTCGATCAACATCGACGACATGGGGCCGGCGGCGCGGGGTGAGCGCCCGGCGCACAGCGCGCTGCTCGCTGCGGGAATCCCGATCGTGGAGCACCTGACCGGCCTGGAAGCGCTGCCGCCGACCGGTTTCCGGTTCACCGCCGCCCCGCCCCGGGTGGCCGGCATGGGCACCTTCCCGGTCCGTGCCTTCGCCGTCGTCGACTGA
- a CDS encoding helix-turn-helix domain-containing protein, protein MPAEGTGSDPRRQTTSARWRVLGHPAGMLIFQARCIVEDHGWTATVVEDRHKVVLGRSGAYRKWLNGRTGLADATSITLTRPGDEMAVAHPYGCGDTFTCLEIAPSVLAERPDAARWLERDGWDGSSDASLDLAHRMLVAEFRRGLDGFEATERMHRFLARLFQHSGLATGGADADVERVISRRPATLAAHRRLADRAREVLANSDFTLGLDEVAKEVGASPHHLSRVFQRMTGSSLTAYRNRLRVRAVLDTLAEPEDRPLGSLASEYGFADQAHLTRVVRAQVGHPPARLRRLLAGPETHRR, encoded by the coding sequence ATGCCCGCTGAGGGAACCGGCAGCGATCCACGTCGACAGACCACGTCCGCCCGCTGGCGGGTGCTGGGGCACCCGGCCGGGATGTTGATCTTCCAGGCCCGGTGCATCGTCGAGGACCACGGCTGGACGGCCACGGTCGTCGAGGACCGCCACAAGGTCGTGCTCGGCCGCTCCGGGGCGTACCGCAAGTGGCTCAACGGGCGCACCGGGCTGGCCGACGCCACCTCGATCACGCTCACCCGACCCGGCGACGAGATGGCCGTGGCCCACCCGTACGGCTGCGGTGACACGTTCACCTGCCTGGAGATCGCCCCCTCCGTGCTGGCGGAGCGGCCGGACGCGGCCCGCTGGCTGGAACGCGACGGCTGGGACGGCTCCTCCGACGCCTCGCTGGACCTGGCGCACCGGATGCTGGTGGCCGAGTTCCGCCGCGGCCTGGACGGGTTCGAGGCGACCGAGCGGATGCACCGCTTCCTGGCCCGGCTCTTCCAGCACAGCGGGCTGGCCACCGGCGGGGCGGACGCCGACGTCGAGCGGGTCATCTCCCGGCGGCCGGCCACCCTGGCCGCCCACCGTCGGCTCGCCGACCGGGCCCGCGAGGTGCTGGCGAACTCCGACTTCACCCTGGGCCTGGACGAGGTGGCCAAGGAGGTGGGCGCCTCACCGCACCACCTGAGCCGGGTCTTCCAGCGGATGACCGGGAGCAGCCTGACCGCGTACCGGAACCGGCTGCGGGTGCGCGCGGTGCTGGACACCCTGGCCGAGCCGGAGGACCGGCCGCTGGGGAGCCTGGCCAGCGAGTACGGCTTCGCCGACCAGGCCCACCTGACCCGGGTGGTCCGGGCCCAGGTGGGTCACCCGCCGGCCCGGCTGCGCCGGCTGCTGGCCGGGCCGGAGACGCACCGGCGCTGA
- the mfd gene encoding transcription-repair coupling factor yields MLTGLFSAALADSALTRARDLARSGAAQVDGLDLTAPAALRPFAVAAVAADEPAGGAGRPVLAVTATTREADDLASALGSLLPPEQVAVFPSWETLPHERLSPRSDTVGRRLAVLRRLAHPDTADAHGRTGPLRVVVAPIRSLLQPQLKGLGDLDPVQLAAGEEADLEEVARRLTDLAYARVDLVTKRGEYAVRGGILDVFPPTDEHPSRVEFWGDEVEEIRTFAVADQRTIEGVPQLWAPPCRELLLTPSVRERAAALAQEHPELAEILDKLAEGIPVEGMESLVPALLGDESLELLVDTMPAGTHVLLCDPERIRTRAHDLVRTSEEFLQASWAAAATGGQAPVDLGAAAFRTLGDVRARARTLRQPWWTLSPFGLVAADGDGAARQPWEDEPAEVDVTPDDAIAVTLAAQPAPLYHGETARVVEDLKRWAGEGWSIALVFEGHGPAQRAVEVLRDAGLGARLTEEVPTAPAPGELLVSCGCLTAGFVDEASRFVLLTGNDVSGGRGTSMRDVRKMPSRRRNTIDPLELKAGDFVVHEQHGIGRYVELVQRTVNGASREYLVIEYAASKRGQPGDRLFVPTDQLDQLSRYVGGEQPTLHKMGGSDWQKSKARARKAVKEIAAQLIQLYAARKASKGHSFGPDTPWQRELEDAFPWQETPDQLAAIEEVKRDMEQTVPMDRLICGDVGYGKTEIAVRAAFKAVQDGKQVAVLVPTTLLVQQHYNTFAERMSQFPVTIKQLSRFQTPKEAEQTLEMAAEGTADIVIGTHRLLQAATRFKSLGMVIVDEEQRFGVEHKEHLKTMRASVDVLSMSATPIPRTLEMAITGIREMSTIATPPEERHPVLTFVGAYDDRQVAASIHRELLRDGQVFYLHNRVESIDRAARRIRELVPEARVAVAHGQLGEDALEKVMVGFWEKEFDVLVCTTIVESGIDIPNANTLIVERADLLGLAQLHQIRGRVGRGRERAYAYFLYPPDKPLTEHAHERLATIAQHTELGAGMYVAMKDLEIRGAGNLLGGEQSGHIEGVGFDLYVRMVGEAVSAFKGERTEEETDVKIDLPIDAHLPHDYVGVERLRLEMYRKLAEARDDERLREVVAEMTDRYGEPPAPVQNLVAVARFRLLARRYGLTDVSMQGRHIRFGPLPLPDSKQMRLKRYHPDSVYKSATDQVSVPRPSTRRVGGEPLRDQALLEWCAQLLKDVLGEPVAAQPAGAGAR; encoded by the coding sequence ATGCTCACCGGCCTCTTCTCCGCCGCCCTGGCCGACTCCGCCCTGACCCGGGCGCGCGACCTCGCCCGCTCCGGCGCGGCCCAGGTCGACGGGCTCGACCTGACCGCGCCCGCCGCGCTGCGGCCGTTCGCCGTCGCGGCCGTGGCGGCCGACGAGCCGGCCGGCGGGGCCGGCCGACCGGTGCTGGCGGTCACCGCCACCACCCGCGAGGCCGACGACCTGGCTTCCGCGCTGGGCAGCCTGCTCCCGCCGGAGCAGGTGGCGGTCTTCCCGTCCTGGGAGACGCTGCCGCACGAGCGCCTGTCGCCGCGCTCGGACACCGTCGGCCGGCGACTGGCCGTGCTGCGCCGGCTCGCCCACCCGGACACCGCCGACGCGCACGGTCGCACCGGGCCGCTGCGGGTGGTGGTGGCGCCCATCCGGTCCCTGCTCCAGCCGCAGCTCAAGGGGCTCGGCGACCTGGATCCGGTGCAGCTCGCCGCCGGCGAGGAGGCCGACCTGGAGGAGGTCGCCCGCCGGCTCACCGACCTGGCGTACGCGCGGGTCGACCTGGTCACCAAGCGCGGCGAGTACGCCGTGCGCGGCGGCATCCTGGACGTCTTCCCGCCCACCGACGAGCACCCCTCCCGGGTGGAGTTCTGGGGCGACGAGGTGGAGGAGATCCGCACCTTCGCCGTTGCCGACCAGCGGACCATCGAGGGCGTACCGCAGCTCTGGGCGCCGCCCTGCCGGGAACTGCTGCTCACCCCGTCGGTGCGCGAGCGGGCCGCCGCGCTGGCCCAGGAGCACCCCGAGCTGGCGGAGATCCTGGACAAGCTGGCCGAGGGCATCCCGGTCGAGGGGATGGAGTCGCTGGTCCCGGCGCTGCTCGGCGACGAGAGCCTGGAACTGCTCGTCGACACCATGCCGGCCGGCACCCACGTGCTGCTCTGCGACCCGGAGCGGATCCGCACCCGGGCGCACGACCTGGTGCGTACCTCGGAGGAGTTCCTCCAGGCCAGCTGGGCCGCCGCCGCGACCGGCGGGCAGGCCCCGGTGGACCTGGGCGCCGCCGCCTTCCGGACCCTCGGCGACGTCCGGGCGCGGGCCCGGACGCTGCGCCAGCCCTGGTGGACGCTGTCGCCGTTCGGCCTGGTCGCCGCCGACGGGGACGGGGCGGCGCGGCAGCCCTGGGAGGACGAGCCGGCCGAGGTGGACGTCACCCCCGACGACGCGATCGCGGTGACCCTGGCCGCCCAGCCGGCCCCGCTCTATCACGGCGAGACCGCCCGGGTGGTCGAGGACCTGAAGCGCTGGGCCGGCGAGGGCTGGTCGATCGCGCTGGTCTTCGAGGGGCACGGTCCCGCCCAGCGGGCCGTCGAGGTGCTCCGCGACGCCGGCCTGGGTGCCCGGCTCACCGAGGAGGTGCCGACCGCGCCCGCCCCCGGCGAGCTGCTGGTCTCCTGCGGCTGCCTGACCGCCGGCTTCGTCGACGAGGCGTCGCGGTTCGTGCTGCTCACCGGCAACGACGTCAGCGGCGGCCGGGGCACCTCCATGCGGGACGTGCGCAAGATGCCCAGCCGGCGGCGCAACACCATCGACCCGCTGGAGCTCAAGGCCGGCGACTTCGTGGTGCACGAGCAGCACGGCATCGGCCGGTACGTCGAGCTGGTCCAGCGGACCGTCAACGGCGCGAGCCGCGAATACCTGGTCATCGAGTACGCCGCCAGCAAGCGCGGCCAGCCCGGCGACCGGCTCTTCGTCCCCACCGACCAGCTCGACCAGCTGAGCCGGTACGTCGGCGGCGAGCAGCCGACCCTGCACAAGATGGGCGGCTCGGACTGGCAGAAGTCCAAGGCCCGGGCCCGCAAGGCGGTCAAGGAGATCGCCGCCCAGCTGATCCAGCTGTACGCGGCCCGTAAGGCGTCCAAGGGGCACTCGTTCGGCCCGGACACCCCGTGGCAGCGGGAGCTGGAGGACGCCTTCCCCTGGCAGGAGACGCCGGACCAGCTGGCCGCCATCGAGGAGGTCAAGCGGGACATGGAACAGACCGTCCCGATGGACCGGCTGATCTGCGGCGACGTCGGCTACGGCAAGACCGAGATCGCCGTCCGGGCCGCGTTCAAGGCGGTGCAGGACGGCAAGCAGGTGGCCGTGCTGGTGCCCACCACCCTGCTGGTGCAGCAGCACTACAACACCTTCGCCGAGCGGATGAGCCAGTTCCCGGTGACGATCAAGCAGCTGTCCCGGTTCCAGACGCCGAAGGAGGCCGAGCAGACCCTGGAGATGGCCGCCGAGGGCACCGCCGACATCGTCATCGGCACCCACCGGCTGCTCCAGGCCGCCACCCGGTTCAAGTCGCTGGGCATGGTCATCGTCGACGAGGAGCAGCGCTTCGGCGTCGAGCACAAGGAGCACCTGAAGACCATGCGGGCCTCGGTCGACGTGCTGAGCATGTCGGCCACCCCGATCCCGCGGACGCTGGAGATGGCGATCACCGGCATCCGGGAGATGTCCACCATCGCCACCCCGCCGGAGGAGCGGCACCCGGTGCTCACCTTCGTCGGGGCGTACGACGACCGGCAGGTGGCCGCCTCCATCCACCGGGAACTGCTCCGCGACGGGCAGGTCTTCTACCTGCACAACCGGGTCGAGTCGATCGACCGGGCGGCCCGCCGGATCCGCGAGCTGGTGCCCGAGGCGCGGGTCGCGGTGGCGCACGGCCAGCTGGGCGAGGACGCCCTGGAGAAGGTGATGGTCGGCTTCTGGGAGAAGGAGTTCGACGTCCTGGTCTGCACCACGATCGTCGAGTCCGGCATCGACATCCCGAACGCCAACACGCTGATCGTGGAGCGGGCCGACCTGCTCGGCCTGGCCCAGCTGCACCAGATCCGCGGCCGGGTCGGCCGGGGCCGGGAGCGGGCGTACGCGTACTTCCTCTATCCGCCGGACAAGCCGCTCACCGAGCACGCCCACGAGCGGCTGGCCACCATCGCCCAGCACACCGAGCTGGGCGCCGGCATGTACGTGGCGATGAAGGACCTGGAGATCCGCGGCGCCGGCAACCTGCTCGGTGGCGAGCAGTCCGGGCACATCGAGGGCGTCGGCTTCGACCTGTACGTCCGGATGGTCGGCGAGGCGGTCTCGGCGTTCAAGGGTGAGCGCACCGAGGAGGAGACCGACGTCAAGATCGACCTGCCGATCGACGCGCACCTGCCGCACGACTACGTGGGCGTGGAGCGGCTGCGCCTGGAGATGTACCGCAAGCTCGCGGAGGCGCGCGACGACGAGCGGCTGCGCGAGGTGGTCGCCGAGATGACCGACCGGTACGGCGAGCCGCCCGCGCCGGTGCAGAACCTCGTCGCGGTGGCCCGGTTCCGGCTGCTGGCCCGCCGGTACGGCCTCACCGACGTCTCCATGCAGGGCAGGCACATCCGGTTCGGCCCGCTGCCGCTGCCCGACTCCAAGCAGATGCGGCTCAAGCGCTACCACCCGGACTCGGTCTACAAGTCGGCCACCGACCAGGTCAGCGTGCCCCGGCCGAGCACCCGTCGGGTCGGCGGGGAGCCGCTGCGCGACCAGGCCCTGCTGGAGTGGTGCGCGCAGCTCCTCAAGGATGTGCTTGGTGAACCGGTGGCGGCGCAGCCGGCGGGGGCCGGTGCCCGGTGA